The Paracoccus sp. MA genome contains a region encoding:
- a CDS encoding IS5 family transposase (programmed frameshift) encodes MNLARNLISDDEWTFFEGFIRAVRHPNGRKPADHRLVLNGIFWIARTGAPWRDLPEEFGKWSSVYRQFRRWTLAGLWEDILDALNHAGIAPDKLQMVDSTVIRAHHHAAGAKGGPPKEALGRSRGGFSTKIHLRVNGAGLPMRTEITPGQDSDYTGYDMVMADNLPQPAVLVADRGYDSDKIREDIESRNALPMIPMRRNRRVRKAVDMTIYTLRNMVERCFNKLKNSRRLATRYDKTAESFLGFVDVACIRLWLRHLST; translated from the exons ATGAACTTGGCACGCAACCTGATATCCGACGATGAGTGGACCTTCTTCGAGGGCTTCATTCGTGCCGTCCGGCACCCTAACGGGCGGAAACCTGCGGACCATCGTCTTGTTCTGAATGGTATATTCTGGATCGCAAGGACTGGTGCGCCATGGCGCGATCTGCCCGAAGAGTTTGGCAAGTGGTCCTCGGTCTACCGTCAGTTCCGCCGCTGGACTTTGGCGGGACTGTGGGAGGATATCCTGGATGCGCTGAACCACGCTGGGATCGCGCCAGACAAGCTCCAGATGGTTGATAGCACTGTGATCCGCGCCCATCATCATGCGGCGGGCGCAAAAGGGGGAC CTCCGAAAGAGGCTCTTGGCCGTTCGAGAGGTGGCTTCTCGACCAAGATCCATCTCCGCGTCAACGGCGCAGGCCTCCCGATGAGGACCGAGATCACGCCGGGGCAGGATTCCGACTACACCGGCTATGATATGGTGATGGCCGACAACCTGCCGCAACCAGCAGTTCTGGTCGCCGACAGGGGCTATGACTCTGATAAAATTCGGGAAGACATCGAGAGCCGCAACGCCCTGCCCATGATACCGATGCGAAGGAACCGAAGGGTGCGCAAGGCTGTCGACATGACCATCTACACCCTGCGCAACATGGTCGAGCGCTGCTTCAACAAGCTGAAAAATAGCCGCCGCCTTGCAACCCGCTACGACAAAACCGCCGAAAGCTTCCTTGGCTTCGTCGACGTCGCCTGCATCAGGCTCTGGCTCCGCCATTTGTCAACATGA
- a CDS encoding FadR/GntR family transcriptional regulator has product MAEPEKRARKSLSEIVFERMERAIKSGSYRPDERLPTEHDLAAEFEVSRPVIRDALKKLRERGLIYSRQGAGSFVRTIGLKQPLGFGPLENVSDLLSCYEFRLTLEPAAAACAAERRDDAALERIAAALELMRDATNRQSHREDADFQFHLAIAIASENSYFSIAMEALKDHIAVGMRFHGASVKREASGLARVFDEHAGIFEAIRLQDGARARDLMRDHLTHSRDRLFTRRKPALVSDAGNGPPLATQGQP; this is encoded by the coding sequence ATGGCGGAGCCGGAAAAGCGGGCGCGGAAATCCCTCAGCGAGATCGTCTTCGAACGGATGGAACGGGCGATCAAGTCGGGCTCTTATCGCCCCGACGAAAGACTGCCGACCGAACATGACCTGGCCGCCGAATTCGAGGTCTCGCGCCCCGTGATCCGCGATGCGCTGAAAAAGCTGCGCGAGCGCGGCCTGATCTATTCGCGCCAGGGCGCGGGCAGTTTCGTGCGCACCATCGGGTTGAAGCAGCCGCTCGGCTTCGGGCCGCTGGAAAACGTCTCGGACCTGCTCAGCTGCTATGAGTTCCGCCTGACGCTGGAACCCGCCGCCGCCGCCTGCGCGGCCGAGCGGCGCGACGACGCCGCGCTGGAACGGATCGCCGCCGCGCTGGAGCTGATGCGCGACGCCACCAACCGCCAGAGCCACCGCGAGGATGCCGATTTCCAGTTCCACCTGGCCATCGCGATCGCGTCCGAGAACAGCTATTTCTCGATCGCGATGGAGGCGCTGAAGGACCATATCGCCGTCGGAATGCGCTTCCACGGCGCCTCGGTCAAGCGCGAGGCCAGCGGGCTGGCGCGGGTCTTCGACGAGCATGCGGGGATCTTCGAGGCGATCCGGCTGCAGGACGGTGCCCGCGCGCGCGACCTGATGCGCGATCACCTGACCCATTCGCGCGACCGGCTGTTCACAAGGCGCAAGCCCGCCCTCGTCTCCGACGCCGGCAACGGCCCGCCGCTGGCCACCCAAGGCCAGCCCTGA